In a single window of the Flavobacteriales bacterium genome:
- a CDS encoding cyclic nucleotide-binding domain-containing protein: protein MKWGLTCSCDMREQQGVNSPFGGSRIFPVSVFAAIACRKVMVLYLYVTLDRWMTAPMTRVYLQGHHFAQLQHMPVAAKTHSRQLTEANVVAGGMQIIFAETAEPPHMISELKDFLSTLGKLNPVDVVMVAKLMKVRSYSTGEFLTQTGHSTELFAILKGMTRNYIILPNGEEKTMRLNNEGTVTASPTVFTDDETAPEIIVALENCLIASLDVRELEKLADHRPNVMAMFASELKKAITESREQVWFHTVLTPEDRYLYIRERYPQLLQRVQIKYLASYIGITPVSLSRIRARLVKPGK, encoded by the coding sequence TTGAAATGGGGCTTGACCTGTAGTTGCGATATGCGCGAACAGCAAGGGGTCAACTCTCCATTTGGGGGGAGCCGGATATTTCCTGTATCTGTATTCGCTGCAATTGCATGCCGCAAAGTTATGGTTCTGTATTTATATGTGACGCTGGATCGGTGGATGACCGCTCCGATGACGCGTGTTTACCTTCAGGGCCACCATTTCGCACAGTTGCAACACATGCCTGTTGCCGCCAAAACCCATTCTCGACAACTGACCGAGGCCAATGTTGTCGCTGGCGGTATGCAGATTATCTTCGCAGAGACCGCTGAGCCACCGCATATGATATCCGAGCTAAAAGATTTTCTGTCCACCCTTGGAAAACTGAACCCCGTGGATGTGGTGATGGTGGCCAAGCTGATGAAGGTCCGTTCCTATAGCACGGGTGAATTCCTGACACAGACCGGACACAGCACCGAACTGTTCGCCATTCTGAAGGGAATGACCAGGAATTACATCATCCTTCCGAATGGCGAGGAAAAGACCATGCGCTTGAACAATGAGGGTACGGTCACGGCCAGCCCGACCGTTTTTACTGATGATGAAACGGCCCCGGAGATCATTGTGGCGTTGGAAAACTGTCTGATCGCAAGCTTGGATGTGCGTGAGTTGGAGAAATTGGCAGACCACCGGCCCAACGTGATGGCCATGTTTGCCAGCGAACTGAAAAAGGCCATTACCGAGTCCCGCGAACAGGTCTGGTTCCATACCGTACTGACGCCAGAAGACCGATACCTCTATATCCGTGAGCGGTATCCGCAGCTGTTGCAACGCGTGCAGATCAAGTACTTGGCATCCTATATCGGCATCACGCCCGTTTCGCTTTCCAGGATCCGGGCACGTTTGGTGAAGCCCGGCAAATAA